In Trichoderma asperellum chromosome 1, complete sequence, a single window of DNA contains:
- a CDS encoding uncharacterized protein (EggNog:ENOG41~TransMembrane:2 (i270-294o379-399i)), giving the protein MERRTFEAPMEWEYQNTGPIDLTSPFAQVAKKRSDNLFSSSSPIKSSSASGSFSVFGTPSKPPTKSFFTPQLAPKVVAPPFRNPAFTTPRKMDESFSSFTTVAEDSPDATEASAASAVAALPNDTLESEHLSDVTTSTITTPTKIDKASRYTRGSPRKFAAGRGEIRPVSRESPRKDMQVLRKRKRHNYDKDVSSVIRHMPPDWEGDASDTDTSAVSYGGTPLGTNASLHPHPSSSSQQRLQQQHGPKREGWFVSALGTMDRYPGAPDHIYRWLQLGLNCFIIGVILFFGWSVVDAVRSDIRNANEMARMEIKSLILDCQNHYISNGCAKNDRPALIEMCAEWYDCMTQDSDAIMRVKVTIKQVADVINEFADAMNLKAWLLFGAIAIFVIFANIMIGWGRSKTQPAPVHPPAYSHVPVLGPDVTPAHFRQRFESPGTHFDTPRSQRYAYIEDDTDFDMSTPKALGQGFGYMPAGRRSPGKGEWSASTIKYHRSPSRGY; this is encoded by the exons ATGGAGCGTCGCACATTTGAAGCTCCCATGGAGTGGGAGTACCAGAATACAGGGCCCATCGATCTGACGAGCCCGTTTGCGCAGGTGGCCAAGAAGCGATCAGACAACT TGTTTAGTAGTTCGTCGCCCATCAAGTCGTCGTCCGCGAGCGGTTCGTTCTCCGTCTTTGGAACGCCGTCGAAGCCGCCCACGAAGTCATTCTTCACCCCCCAGCTCGCCCCCAAGGTCGTTGCGCCGCCGTTTCGAAATCCAGCATTCACCACGCCGAGAAAAATGGACGagtccttctcctccttcaccACCGTCGCCGAGGACAGCCCAGACGCAACCGAGGCctcggcagcttcagcagtTGCAGCGCTGCCCAACGACACTTTGGAATCAGAGCACTTGAGCGATGTGACAACGAGCACCATCACGACTCCCACCAAGATCGACAAGGCCTCTCGCTACACCAGGGGGTCGCCTCGGAAGTTTGCAGCCGGCAGAGGGGAAATCCGGCCAGTCAGCAGAGAGTCCCCGCGCAAGGATATGCAGGtgctgaggaagaggaagcgcCACAACTACGACAAGGACGTTAGCAGCGTGATCCGACACATGCCGCCAGATTGGGAGGGCGATGCCTCGGACACGGACACGAGCGCGGTATCGTATGGAGGCACACCACTGGGCACAAATGCGTCGCTACATCcccatccatcatcatcatcacagcAGCGcctgcaacagcagcatggcCCGAAACGCGAGGGCTGGTTTGTCTCTGCGTTGGGCACAATGGACCGGTACCCGGGAGCTCCCGACCACATCTACCgatggctgcagctgggaCTCAACTGCTTCATCATTGGTGTTATTTTGTTCTTTGGTTGGAGCGTTGTTGACGCTGTGCGATCAGACATCCGGAACGCCAACGAGATGGCGCGGATGGAAATCAAAAGCCTCATATTAGATTGCCAGAACCATTATATCAGCAACGGGTGCGCCAAGAATGACCGGCCAGCGCTGATTGAGATGTGTGCTGAGTGGTACGACTGCATGACGCAGGATTCGGATGCCATTATGCGCGTCAAAGTCACAATCAAGCAGGTGGCCGATGTCATCAACGAGTTTGCCGACGCAATGAATCTCAAGGCCTGG CTCCTGTTCGGCGCTattgccatcttcgtcatctttgcCAACATCATGATTGGATGGGGACGATCCAAGACCCAGCCAGCGCCAGTACATCCGCCCGCCTATTCTCACGTTCCTGTTTTGGGGCCAGACGTCACGCCAGCGCATTTCAGACAACGCTTTGAGAGTCCTGGGACACACTTTGACACCCCCAGGTCACAGCGATATGCTTATATTGAGGACGACACCGATTTTGACATGTCAACTCCCAAGGCTCTGGGGCAAGGCTTTGGGTATATGCCAGCAGGGCGCCGCAGCCCAGGCAAGGGGGAGTGGTCAGCAAGTACAATCAAGTACCACCGAAGTCCCAGCAGGGGATATTAA
- the IWS1 gene encoding Transcription factor iws1 (BUSCO:EOG092D31Z3) — translation MSDQGSPVDDGQENEFQDEVAEADSDRDSDLLSEIDENQFEDYDPETANIEDRPVEIDEDIARTLKASKRKRAEGEKGAKKPRETRREKRRDREEDAALQDVSSGEAEKKPRRKRAEAERRPRAKPASPQDDEANDENLTEEQRQNREIDRRLDAALKNRGAAPKRRRKDEIDLEDEIDEQLAALKVQMERACQADNSARESGQPALHKLKLLPEVAGILNRNNVQHAVLDPDTNFLQHVKFFLEPLNDGSLPAYNIQRDIFTALTRLNIEKETLLSSGIGKVVLFYTRSKKPEPSIKRMAERLLGEWSRPILKRTDDYKKRHIETREFDYEAAKMAQRRKQGSQFTLSERPAQSAADAERERFLAPVRGGNQARMVNLPASYTIAPLSTFDGNKSQDHRPLGAGGMEAFRRMTQKKKKAA, via the exons ATGTCTGACCAGGGTTCGCCGGTCGACGATGGCCAGGAAAACGAATTCCAGGACGAGGTCGCCGAGGCCGACTCTGACCGCGACTCTGACCTCCTCTCCGAAATCGACGAGAATCAGTTTGAAGACTACGACCCCGAGACCGCAAACATCGAGGATCGACCGGTCGAGATTGACGAGGACATTGCCCGGACGCTGAAAGCCAGCAAGCGCAAGCGAgctgaaggagaaaagggagcCAAGAAGCCCAGAGAGACTCGCCGCGAGAAGCGGAGGGATCGAGAGGAAGATGCGGCCCTGCAGGATGTCTCCAGCggcgaggctgagaagaagccGAGGAGGAAGCGAGCAGAGGCCGAGAGGCGCCCACGGGCCAAGCCTGCATCGCCCCAGGACGACGAAGCCAACGACGAGAACCTCACCgaagagcagcggcagaatCGGGAAATCGACAGACGCCTGGATGCGGCCTTGAAGAACCGCGGCGCGGCCCCCAAGCGCCGGAGAAAGGATGAAATT GATCTCGAAGATGAGATTGACGAACAGCTCGCTGCGCTCAAGGTCCAGATGGAGCGTGCTTGTCAAGCAGACAACAGTGCTCGTGAGTCTGGACAGCCTGCGCTCCacaagctcaagctgctgccCGAAGTTGCTGGCATTCTGAATCGCAACAACGTCCAACACGCGGTGCTCGATCCGGATACCAACTTCTTACAGCACGTCAAATTCTTCCTAGAGCCGCTCAACGACGGCTCACTGCCCGCCTACAACATCCAGCGGGACATCTTCACGGCTCTGACGCGTCTGAATATCGAAAAGGAGACTCTGCTGAGCAGCGGTATCGGCAAAGTGGTGTTGTTCTACACGAGGAGCAAGAAGCCAGAGCCTAGCATCAAGCGAATGGCCGAGAGACTGTTGGGAGAATGGAGCCGTCCAATTCTCAAGCGGACTGACGATTACAAGAAGCGCCATATCGAGACTCGCGAGTTTGATTATGA GGCTGCCAAAATGGCTCAACGCCGCAAACAAGGCTCCCAATTCACTCTCTCTGAGCGACCTGCACAGTCGGCAGCAGATGCCGAACGTGAACGATTCCTTGCCCCCGTCCGTGGTGGCAACCAGGCTCGTATGGTCAATCTTCCCGCCAGTTACACAATTGCTCCTCTCAGCACATTTGATGGCAACAAGAGCCAAGATCACCGGCCTCTCGGTGCTGGAGGAATGGAAGCTTTCAGGAGAATgacgcagaagaagaagaaggcggcttAG
- a CDS encoding uncharacterized protein (SECRETED:SignalP(1-16)) has protein sequence MLFFHNLLLLTTTAVAVNVIIFIVDSNHNCPNDETVLICSDIGRGICCTSTEFTGFPSLQVAGISTQPQDGNLAIAFSESGDNRCGVACDSAFAENNACLTCGNDGISGGGWDIIPVKEQSMESLSSCTGSVKPDELRYQGRSYRIYHDVPENITAELIDLVNKKTNVADFPAHLAQYEKLNYGH, from the exons ATGTTGTTTTTTCACAATCTCTTACTTTTGACTACTACAGCTGTGGCAGTTAACGTtatcatcttcattgtcgATAGTAATCATAATTGCCCAAACGATGAAACTGTTCTTATTTGCAGTGACATTGGCAGGGGAATTTGCTGTACCAGCACTGAATTTACTGGCTTTCCTTCACTGCAAGTCGCAGGGATCAGTACTCAACCACAAGATGGTAATCTTGCTATTGCATTTTCGGAATCAGGAGATAATAGATGCGGCGTTGCTTGCGATTCCGCTTTTGCAGAAAACAACGCCTGTTTAACTTGCGGCAACGATGGTATTAGTGGCGGAGGATGGGACATTATTCCGGTGAAAGAGCAATCTATGGAGTCGCTATCTTCATGCACAGGCTCGGTAAAGCCTGACGAACTTAGATACCAAGGCCGCTCATATAGGATTTACCATGACGTTCCAGAAAATATTACCGCTGAACTCATCGACCTGGTcaacaagaaaacaaatgTTGCTGATTTTCCAGCGCACTTAGCTCAATATGAAAAAC TCAACTATGGCCACTAA
- a CDS encoding uncharacterized protein (SECRETED:SignalP(1-16)): MLFFHNLLLLTTTAVAVNVIIFIVDSNHNCPNDETVLICSDIGRGICCTSTEFTGFPSLQVAGISTQPQDGNLAIAFSESGDNRCGVACDSAFAENNACLTCGNDGISGGGWDIIPVKEQSMESLSSCTGSVKPDELRYQGRSYRIYHDVPENITAELIDLVNKKTNVADFPAHLAQYEKL, from the exons ATGTTGTTTTTTCACAATCTCTTACTTTTGACTACTACAGCTGTGGCAGTTAACGTtatcatcttcattgtcgATAGTAATCATAATTGCCCAAACGATGAAACTGTTCTTATTTGCAGTGACATTGGCAGGGGAATTTGCTGTACCAGCACTGAATTTACTGGCTTTCCTTCACTGCAAGTCGCAGGGATCAGTACTCAACCACAAGATGGTAATCTTGCTATTGCATTTTCGGAATCAGGAGATAATAGATGCGGCGTTGCTTGCGATTCCGCTTTTGCAGAAAACAACGCCTGTTTAACTTGCGGCAACGATGGTATTAGTGGCGGAGGATGGGACATTATTCCGGTGAAAGAGCAATCTATGGAGTCGCTATCTTCATGCACAGGCTCGGTAAAGCCTGACGAACTTAGATACCAAGGCCGCTCATATAGGATTTACCATGACGTTCCAGAAAATATTACCGCTGAACTCATCGACCTGGTcaacaagaaaacaaatgTTGCTGATTTTCCAGCGCACTTAGCTCAATATGAAAAAC TCTAG
- a CDS encoding uncharacterized protein (EggNog:ENOG41~SECRETED:SignalP(1-19)), with protein MPSNIRILTWSSLFSFTLAQTATIQFFNQDTACASGLFAECTGLPPGDCCFIEGLATCANFQTNNGVNGLAAIFVNSNQNACGIVLELLESGVCACPNGDPIISAGNWQLGEGVVSENNACNPVSPDILGWKENGATWVLHQKDNTAVFDQVTEAIGNKSADQDKIGNLIKEHGMEI; from the coding sequence ATGCCGTCCAACATTCGAATCCTCACTTGGAGCTCATTGTTCTCTTTTACCCTTGCTCAAACAGCAACTATCCAGTTTTTCAATCAAGATACTGCTTGTGCATCAGGACTCTTTGCTGAATGTACCGGTCTCCCTCCCGGTGACTGCTGTTTTATAGAAGGTCTCGCCACCTGCGCGAATTTTCAAACAAACAATGGTGTGAATGGCCTCGCGGCCATTTTCGTGAATAGTAATCAAAACGCATGCGGTATTGTTCTTGAACTGTTGGAGAGTGGTGTATGTGCTTGCCCGAATGGAGATCCTATTATATCAGCTGGAAACTGGCAATTGGGAGAGGGCGTTGTTAGTGAGAATAATGCCTGTAACCCAGTGAGTCCTGATATTCTTGGGTGGAAGGAGAATGGAGCAACATGGGTATTGCATCAGAAGGACAATACTGCGGTCTTCGACCAAGTTACCGAGGCTATAGGTAATAAGTCCGCCGACCAAGACAAAATTGGCAATTTGATTAAAGAGCATGGAATGGAAATTTAA
- a CDS encoding uncharacterized protein (SECRETED:SignalP(1-20)), translated as MANLQTILLVLASAMTAVNGLEEVAVYLGPDCSFTQAISLGPFEGSLGPNNCPIYPLDQIEGGEQPDGTYRLWLSPPASLFEDGNQLIVRSPAANGQDQCGPINTIITTVGCHEINTAAYIVLQLCVDPKKCGVSS; from the coding sequence ATGGCAAACTTGCAAACTATTCTACTAGTTCTCGCCTCAGCAATGACTGCAGTCAACGGCCTGGAAGAAGTCGCAGTCTATCTGGGGCCCGACTGCTCCTTTACTCAAGCTATATCTCTCGGTCCATTCGAGGGTAGCCTCGGCCCAAATAACTGCCCAATCTATCCCCTTGACCAGATAGAAGGCGGGGAGCAGCCTGATGGGACGTACCGCCTGTGGTTGTCTCCTCCCGCTTCGTTGTTCGAAGACGGGAACCAGTTGATTGTTCGCAGCCCTGCAGCCAATGGCCAAGATCAATGCGGTCCGATCAACACTATCATAACAACCGTGGGGTGTCATGAAATAAATACCGCTGCGTATATTGTCTTGCAACTGTGTGTGGATCCGAAAAAATGTGGTGTCTCTTCCTAA
- a CDS encoding uncharacterized protein (EggNog:ENOG41~TransMembrane:1 (o20-38i)), with protein sequence MPTWDPSRLSSLVLSYIRQHPIIFTSAVAIVPLAALAMPSYRGYIDLGPGGLPHNVFGWLLQETLRPLSLSSTTDLGVFQKTGVSAPYEPHGNTRFLQEPLAQRRGDRPVIPNYVAPQRQATEKGDAALVTRMNNHLRDLSSHHPDKLAVKASGLEAKENPALFVIINPLPKYLENGTKGEIVHVHGEASSHMVLSLTDAKEALAKGWAELHPLSGVMGRIPLPYVMIYAPRDEEEFGQWARFVDAAVAFTSAGKE encoded by the coding sequence ATGCCGACTTGGGATCCATCACGCCTCTCTTCATTGGTGCTTTCCTATATACGCCAGCACCCAATTATTTTTACATCTGCTGTTGCTATCGTTCCTCTAGCAGCTCTAGCTATGCCTTCATATCGTGGCTATATCGACCTTGGCCCCGGCGGTCTCCCACATAACGTCTTTGGCTGGCTTCTTCAAGAGACTCTGCGCCCACTCAGTCTGAGCAGCACTACCGATCTAGGCGTCTTTCAAAAGACTGGAGTTTCAGCTCCTTACGAACCGCATGGCAACACACGATTTCTCCAGGAACCGCTCGCGCAACGTCGAGGTGACCGGCCAGTCATTCCCAATTACGTGGCGCCTCAGAGGCAGGCCACAGAAAAAGGCGATGCTGCTCTAGTCACCCGGATGAATAACCATTTGAGAGATTTGTCCAGTCATCACCCAGACAAGCTGGCCGTGAAGGCATCTGGCttggaggccaaggagaaTCCTGCATTATTCGTGATTATCAACCCGCTGCCAAAATACCTGGAGAACGGCACAAAGGGCGAAATTGTTCACGTACATGGAGAAGCAAGTTCTCACATGGTTCTTAGCCTAACTGACGCGAAGGAAGCCTTGGCAAAGGGTTGGGCCGAGTTGCACCCGCTCAGTGGTGTGATGGGACGCATTCCATTGCCGTATGTCATGATATATGCGCCACGGGATGAGGAGGAGTTTGGGCAATGGGCAAGATTTGTGGACGCAGCTGTAGCATTTACTTCTGCGGGGAAGGAATAG
- a CDS encoding uncharacterized protein (EggNog:ENOG41~MEROPS:MER0003280): MSTDRGLEISAAFPYKKKKVQVLGSKIAYVDVGTSSSEFAVVFLHGNPTSSYLWRNVFPHVAKQGRCIIPDLIGFGDSDKIPGLEYRVRDHQRYIDAFLDAVLPTERITLVIHDSGSALGLDWASRHEDRTTGIAFMEWIPALGGSWDARSPEFRTTFQDLRTPELGRRMIIEENFFVETILPRAVFRDLTEGEMTEYRRPFLIPADREPTWRFPNEIPIDGHPEDVWEKAQRYTKWLLESDLPKLFFWVKPGAIIREEHFKTLSEKMRNVKNVYLGPGSYFVQEDYPHSIGQEVSEWMAELKL; this comes from the coding sequence ATGTCGACAGATAGAGGTCTCGAAATTTCAGCTGCCTTCCcgtataagaagaagaaggtgcaAGTTTTAGGAAGCAAAATAGCCTATGTCGACGTCggcacttcttcttccgaaTTTGCTGTCGTCTTTTTACATGGCAACCCGACTTCTTCATATCTTTGGCGCAACGTCTTTCCACATGTAGCGAAGCAGGGCCGATGCATTATACCCGATCTCATCGGCTTCGGCGATTCTGACAAGATTCCTGGATTGGAATATAGAGTCCGCGACCACCAGCGCTATATCGATGCTTTCCTCGACGCTGTATTGCCAACAGAGCGCATTACTCTCGTCATCCACGACTCGGGGTCTGCTCTCGGTCTTGACTGGGCTAGCCGTCACGAAGATCGAACTACGGGTATCGCTTTTATGGAATGGATTCCGGCTCTTGGTGGTAGCTGGGACGCTCGGTCTCCTGAATTTAGAACGACCTTTCAAGACCTTCGCACTCCTGAGCTTGGTCGGAGGATGATAATCGAGGAGAACTTCTTTGTCGAAACTATTCTGCCTAGGGCTGTCTTTAGAGACTTGACAGAAGGGGAGATGACTGAGTATCGTCGACCATTTCTCATTCCTGCAGACCGTGAGCCTACTTGGAGATTCCCCAACGAGATCCCAATTGATGGACACCCCGAGGATGTATGGGAGAAGGCCCAAAGGTACACCAAGTGGCTTCTAGAATCAGACTTACCAAAACTATTTTTCTGGGTGAAACCAGGAGCCATCATCAGAGAAGAACATTTCAAGACATTGAgcgagaagatgaggaatgTAAAGAATGTCTATCTCGGGCCTGGAAGCTATTTCGTGCAAGAAGACTATCCCCATAGCATTGGGCAAGAAGTTTCGGAGTGGATGGCAGAATTGAAGCTTTGA
- a CDS encoding uncharacterized protein (EggNog:ENOG41) has product MSSNSCDLLQSVIDAHGGREYWESIQSLAVEFEFSGAALANRGHPGPHDVKILVDTKSQKVTIEKFGPYYGSWSTERTEVARIGSQDPLDVRENPRAAFDSHTYESKWDAHNLIYFIGYAYWNYFNFPFHLQSSDIQIREVDGSTPENGEKWRTLEVVHSDGYPTHTKVQKFDFDARYRLRRMQYSVDVMKQGPPVWHTCYNHTVSGKYLYPTLRVVNVTVPDISFFSPFVLNHIKVEPQHS; this is encoded by the exons ATGTCCTCTAATAG TTGTGATCTCCTACAAAGTGTTATTGACGCTCATGGCGGCCGAGAATACTGGGAATCGATCCAGTCTCTCGCCGTAGAGTTTGAGTTCTCGGGAGCAGCGTTGGCGAATAGGGGACATCCTGGGCCTCATGATGTCAAAATATTAGTCGAtacaaaaagccaaaaagtcACCATTGAGAAATTTGGGCCCTATTACGGATCATGGTCAACCGAGCGCACTGAAGTCGCCAGGATTGGTTCTCAAGATCCGTTGGATGTTCGAGAGAACCCCAGGGCTGCATTCGACTCACATACTTATGAATCCAAATGGGATGCCCataatcttatatatttCATCGGCTATGCATATTGGAACTATTTCAACTTTCCGTTCCATCTTCAATCGTCGGACATTCAGATCCGCGAGGTAGATGGATCGACGCCGGAGAATGGCGAAAAATGGAGAACGCTGGAGGTTGTGCATTCTGACGGATATCCTACACACACAAAGGTCCAGAAATTCGATTTTGATGCCAGATATCGGCTGCGACGCATGCAATATAGCGTGGATGTAATGAAGCAAGGACCCCCGGTGTGGCATACCTGCTACAACCATACAGTCTCCGGGAAATACCTTTACCCAACTCTACGAGTTGTGAATGTAACTGTTCCAgatatatcctttttttctcccttcgTTTTGAATCACATCAAGGTGGAACCCCAGCATTCTTAG
- a CDS encoding uncharacterized protein (EggNog:ENOG41~TransMembrane:12 (i29-50o70-87i94-113o119-137i158-180o192-211i249-273o279-300i312-336o356-373i394-412o424-444i)), with amino-acid sequence MGGAKDEVAVAEAQPQHQRLSTWRYNSPYVQTIIMGFVLFCNPGTYLAITGLGAGGKQPQLIGIVNKANVILYCLFGASGILGGSIINKIGPRWALMIGATGYPMYAGSLWWIDKGQGSWFVLFGGTWLGLSAGLLWSTQGYITTCYPTEAEKGKYIATSWVLNATGSIVGAAIVLGVTVNNTSVSGVPSSVYTTFICLECAGLLIAGLLLDPSKIRRNDGRPIASFTPLPWYQELKALGLTLLEPKMALITLSIYSSEMYLSLTGAFNAWYFNARTRSLANFCYWIFQVLGALAIAWICDAKVFGSRRQRAFVAGAFVAVIIGGTWIAMVSFLSVNDINRNLTPRAVDWTETSKFAGPFVIYIFFGACYPIFQNFHHWTYSTFSNEPHVLARYSGYFKGFQAFGTATAFGIDTHSVQFIREAGAYFGMMIVGLCLTMVAISLYTTNTRYGQEEGVVIPEAFEEVIEEHHEQVHEQVHDKAIDPSESAGSQKE; translated from the exons ATGGGCGGTGCAAAGGATGAGGTTGCTGTTGCAGAGGCGCAGCCGCAACACCAGCGTCTGTCCACATGGCGATACAATTC GCCATACGTCCAGACCATCATTATGGGATTCGTCCTTTTCTGCAATCCGGGCACATATCTCGCCATCACGGGCCTCGGCGCAGGAGGCAAGCAGCCACAGCTGATCGGCATCGTCAACAAAGCAAACGTCATTCTGTACTGCTTGTTCGGCGCGTCGGGTATTCTGggcggcagcatcatcaacaagATTGGACCGCGATGGGCACTGATGATTGGTGCTACGGGATACCCAATGTACGCAGGGTCACTATG GTGGATTGACAAGGGCCAAGGCAGCTGGTTTGTTCTGTTTGGCGGCACTTGGCTGGGCCTCTCTGCTGGTCTTCTCTGGTCTACACAAG GCTACATCACCACATGCTATCCTACTGAGGccgaaaagggaaaatacATTGCAACGTCCTGGGTTCTTAATGCCACGGGCTCAATTGTTGGTGCTG CCATCGTCCTGGGTGTCACCGTCAACAACACCTCCGTCTCTGGAGTGCCCTCGTCCGTCTACACCACCTTCATCTGCCTCGAATGCGCCGGTCTCCTGATTGCTGGTTTGCTGTTGGACCCGTCAAAGATCCGACGCAATGACGGTCGCCCCATCGCGTCGTTTACCCCTCTTCCGTGGTATCAAGAGCTTAAGGCACTTGGCCTGACTTTGCTGGAGCCCAAGATGGCACTCATCACACTGTCCATCTACAGCAGCGAGATGTATCTGTCGTTGACGGGAGCATTTAATGCGTGGTACTTTAATGCCAGAACACGATCCCTTGCCAAC TTCTGCTACTGGATCTTCCAAGTTCTGGGAGCCCTCGCCATTGCGTGGATCTGTGATGCCAAAGTTTTTGGCTCGCGTCGACAACGAGCATTTGTTGCCGGAGCTTTCGTCGCTGTCATCATTGGAGGAACCTGGATCGCCATGGTTTCATTCCTCTCCGTCAACGACATCAACCGCAACCTGACGCCCAGAGCAGTTGACTGGACCGAGACATCAAAGTTTGCCGGACCTTTCGTTATCTACATTTTCTTCGGAGCCTGCTACCCCATTTTCCAAAACTTCCATCACTGGACTTACAGCACCTTTTCCAACGAGCCGCACGTTTTGGCACGCTACAGTGGTTATTTCAAGGGGTTCCAGGCATTCGGCACGGCAACAGCGTTTGGAATCGATACCCATAGCGTGCAGTTTATCCGAGAGGCGGGTGCGTACTTTGGCATGATGATTGTGGGATTGTGTCTCACCATGGTCGCCATCTCCTTATACACGACAAACACGCGATACGGACAAGAGGAAGGCGTTGTGATACCCGAGGCGTTTGAAGAAGTCATCGAAGAGCACCACGAGCAAGTTCACGAGCAAGTTCACGACAAAGCTATCGACCCAAGCGAATCGGCAGGTTCACAAAAGGAGTAG